The Skermanella pratensis genome has a window encoding:
- a CDS encoding response regulator receiver domain produces the protein MSEAAAATVPEANLSTLVQETFIDPIRSVLIIDDRYPTWEKIFGESGYDPTNNKWADREKMLQVVSQFRAKSPALTVDIHDGTDNAQISSYLHQSDLLVLDYHLESSAPYGVLAADILRRLMNSTHFNLVVVHTEIDDLIEPFNNILLSLLPPSRTNQIRSRAAK, from the coding sequence ATGTCTGAAGCAGCGGCAGCTACGGTGCCGGAAGCCAATTTGTCCACTTTGGTTCAAGAAACGTTCATCGATCCGATCAGATCGGTGCTCATCATCGACGACCGCTATCCTACCTGGGAGAAAATCTTCGGGGAGTCGGGTTATGACCCGACCAATAACAAGTGGGCCGACCGCGAGAAAATGCTTCAAGTCGTGAGCCAGTTCCGGGCGAAGTCTCCGGCGCTGACCGTGGACATCCACGACGGCACGGACAATGCCCAGATCAGCAGCTACCTGCATCAGTCAGACCTGCTCGTTCTCGACTACCACTTGGAGTCGTCTGCTCCGTACGGAGTTTTGGCCGCCGATATTCTGCGGCGCCTGATGAACAGCACCCACTTCAATTTGGTGGTCGTGCACACCGAGATCGACGACTTGATCGAGCCGTTCAACAACATCCTCCTCTCGCTGTTGCCCCCATCGCGAACCAATCAGATAAGGTCGCGCGCGGCCAAATAA